ACGGTCACAAACACATTGATCATGTACATCATAGACTCTCACTTGTGAAATGACATTCAGTTGTAAGTTGGCAGCTGTTGCATACCTGCTCCATCCGAAAAGTGGAGGAAGAGCAGCAATCAGTGCACACACCCAAGTAAACACGCAGCAAGCTAAGGCATGGTTGGGCTTGAAGATAAAGTTGCCGAGGGGTTTGCAGATGACCAGCCATCTTTCAAAAGCTACCACAGCCAGAGACCACAGGCCCACCATACCTGgaacaacacagacaaacattttaaatcattttaaataaaaacattcggCCAAAATGAAACTGTCTATTGTTTGTAAAATCTTACCACCAATTGTTGCCAAACAACCTTCAACTTTGCATGCCGTAGGTCCAAAGATAAAGTATCTGGCTGTAAACGAGGTAAAGCAAGTGAAAGACCCCACACAGGACACAAGAAGGTTGGCCACGGCCATGTTCACTAGGATGTAGTTGAGGTGGGACCGAAGCTTCTTGTACTTTATGGTGCATGCGATGGTGAGGATGTTTATGGCGGTCCCAGAAACAAATAGAACAAACATAAACGCTGCCATGGAGTAGAATGTCGCCCGGCTCCCCAAGTGATCCTGAGGAACCAAAAAAGGGCTGAATGCGGTGATGTTGTTCGTGTCCATAGGGATGGGTATCCAGAAGTCATCTGGAAGCTCGAAATCACGACTTGACCTcatttttgctttagtttagaTGACTACTGTCAAAAAACTGTTAGACCCCCC
This genomic interval from Channa argus isolate prfri chromosome 5, Channa argus male v1.0, whole genome shotgun sequence contains the following:
- the opn1sw2 gene encoding opsin-1, short-wave-sensitive 2, giving the protein MRSSRDFELPDDFWIPIPMDTNNITAFSPFLVPQDHLGSRATFYSMAAFMFVLFVSGTAINILTIACTIKYKKLRSHLNYILVNMAVANLLVSCVGSFTCFTSFTARYFIFGPTACKVEGCLATIGGMVGLWSLAVVAFERWLVICKPLGNFIFKPNHALACCVFTWVCALIAALPPLFGWSRYIPEGLQCSCSTDWYTTNNKFNNESFVMFLFGFCFAVPLSTIIFCYGQLLITMKMAARAQSESASTQKAEKEVTRMVVVMVLGFLVCWMPYASFALYIVNNRGQPFDLRLATIPSCLSKASTVYNPFIYILLNKQFRSCIMMMLGMGGGEEDTSTSQSVTEVSKVSPA